From a region of the uncultured Desulfatiglans sp. genome:
- the rpoB gene encoding RNA polymerase, beta subunit (Evidence 2a : Function from experimental evidences in other organisms; PubMedId : 2068078, 377281, 6266829, 7011900, 9893021; Product type e : enzyme): MPGKNGVRSRPRRNFGKIKKVMEIPSLIEMQKISYERFLQKDLPPEERQDIGLQGAFESVFPIHDFAGTASLEFVKYTFEPVKYDEDDCMNKGMNFEAPVKLTVRLVVFDTDSTDGTKSIRDIKEQDIYFGTLPMMTERGTFIVNGTERVVVSQLHRSPGVFFDHDKGKTHSSGKLLYSARIIPLRGSWLDFEFDPKDLLYVRIDRRRKFPVTILLKALGYNSREILEQFYDKETIEIGRTVCWQEARIENLYQKKITKDIVDPQSGEVLAKKGDKYTKRLHRILETAGVDRIPIDLEEVIGRVLAQDVMDQETGEILIEGNQTLTHEVVETLIEKGATRIECLVLDAQGVSTTIRDTMLLDRIDSPDEAVLDIYRKMRPSSPPTQEVANNFLNNLFFNINTYDLSKVGRLKLNHRLSLDVPLDQRTLRREDILMTVKELIHLKTAEAMVDDIDNLGNRRVRAVGELLENQYRIGLVRMERAIKEKMSLQEVETLMPHDLINSKPVSAIVKEFFGTSQLSQFMDQTNPLSEVTHKRRLSALGPGGLTRERAGFEVRDVHPTHYGRICPIETPEGPNIGLIVSLSTYARVNDFGFIETPYRFVENGVAKAELKYLSALDEGKDPIAQANAPLDEDGRFIREEAAVRIEGEAAKVPVPEVRYMDVSPDQLVSVSASLIPFLEHDDANRALMGSNMQRQAVPLLRAKAPLVGTGLERIVARDSGISVIARRDGIVEDVDASRIVVRSYGGKGGAEPEVDIYKLVKFKKSNQNSCYNQKPIVARGDFVRKGQIIADGPASELGELALGQNVMVAFMSWGGYNFEDSILISERVVKEDIYTSIHIEEFEVVSRDTKLGKEEITRDIPNVGEEALKNLDESGIVKIGAEVKAGDILVGKITPKGETQLSPEEKLLRAIFGDKAGDVKDTSLRVPPGVEGIVIDAKVFSRRGVDKDERSLAIEAEEEARLRKDQEDEITLIGRSTRDKLKELLIGKQLKTDLRDRSTGETFVKAGKTIDEETVDTVPVELWAAADLKIPMEVIERIEGVVESYSEKVDRTMNVFQEKIDRLSLGDELAPGVIKMVKVYIAVKRKLSVGDKMAGRHGNKGVLSRILPVEDMPYFADGTPVDIILNPLGVPSRMNAGQVLETHLGWASKELGRQVGVLLDSLHNKEELRLKLERIFPGDSFREHFESRDDDEILGKARLLRDGVPMASPVFDGAEEDEIRQCLEEAGLPVTGEAVLYDGRTGEAFDQRVTVGIMYILKLHHLVDDKLHARSIGPYSLVTQQPLGGKAQFGGQRLGEMEVWAMEAYGAAYSLQEFLTVKSDDVAGRTRMYERIVKGNNVLEAGIPESFKVLMKELQSLGLDIQLFEDSQA; this comes from the coding sequence ATGCCGGGAAAAAATGGTGTCAGAAGCCGCCCAAGAAGGAATTTTGGGAAGATCAAGAAAGTCATGGAGATTCCGAGCCTGATCGAGATGCAGAAGATCTCTTATGAGCGTTTTCTGCAGAAGGATTTACCGCCCGAGGAGCGGCAGGATATCGGCCTTCAGGGGGCCTTTGAGAGTGTATTTCCCATTCATGATTTTGCCGGGACGGCCTCGCTCGAGTTCGTGAAATACACCTTCGAGCCGGTGAAATACGACGAAGACGATTGCATGAACAAGGGCATGAATTTCGAGGCGCCTGTCAAGCTCACCGTAAGATTGGTGGTTTTCGACACGGATAGCACGGATGGCACGAAGAGCATCCGGGATATCAAAGAACAGGACATTTATTTTGGAACCCTGCCCATGATGACGGAGCGGGGGACCTTTATCGTGAACGGGACGGAACGGGTTGTCGTCAGTCAGCTCCATCGGTCACCAGGCGTTTTCTTCGACCACGACAAAGGCAAGACCCACTCGAGCGGCAAACTGCTCTATTCTGCGAGGATCATTCCTCTGCGAGGGTCCTGGCTTGACTTCGAGTTCGATCCTAAGGATCTACTCTACGTGAGGATCGATCGACGAAGGAAATTCCCTGTTACAATTCTTCTGAAGGCCCTTGGCTACAACTCGAGAGAGATCCTCGAGCAGTTCTACGACAAGGAGACCATTGAGATCGGTAGGACGGTCTGCTGGCAGGAGGCACGGATCGAGAATCTCTATCAGAAGAAGATCACGAAAGACATCGTAGATCCCCAGAGCGGTGAGGTGCTTGCCAAGAAAGGGGATAAGTACACCAAGCGGCTGCATCGGATCCTGGAAACGGCCGGCGTCGACCGCATCCCGATCGACCTCGAGGAGGTGATCGGGCGAGTCCTGGCGCAGGATGTGATGGACCAGGAAACCGGCGAGATTTTGATCGAAGGGAACCAGACCCTGACCCACGAGGTCGTTGAAACCTTGATCGAGAAGGGGGCCACCCGGATCGAATGTCTGGTGCTCGACGCCCAGGGGGTCAGCACGACGATCCGCGATACCATGTTGCTCGACCGCATCGACAGTCCGGACGAAGCCGTTCTGGATATCTACCGGAAGATGCGCCCGAGCAGTCCGCCAACCCAGGAGGTGGCGAACAACTTTTTGAACAACCTCTTCTTCAATATCAACACCTATGACCTGTCGAAGGTGGGGCGGCTCAAGCTCAACCACAGGCTCAGCCTCGATGTCCCCCTCGATCAGAGAACTTTGAGGCGGGAAGATATCCTGATGACGGTCAAGGAGTTGATCCATCTGAAGACGGCGGAGGCGATGGTCGATGACATCGACAACCTGGGGAACCGGCGGGTGCGGGCTGTAGGGGAACTGCTGGAGAACCAGTATCGGATCGGTCTGGTCCGGATGGAACGGGCCATCAAGGAAAAAATGAGTCTCCAGGAGGTGGAGACCCTGATGCCCCATGATCTGATCAACTCCAAACCCGTTTCGGCCATCGTCAAAGAGTTCTTCGGGACGAGCCAGCTTTCGCAATTCATGGACCAGACCAACCCCTTGTCCGAGGTGACGCACAAGCGGCGTCTGAGCGCCCTCGGACCCGGCGGTCTCACGCGCGAGCGGGCGGGGTTCGAGGTCCGCGACGTCCATCCGACGCATTACGGGCGGATCTGCCCCATCGAGACGCCTGAAGGTCCGAATATCGGTCTGATCGTATCTCTGAGCACCTATGCTCGAGTCAATGACTTCGGATTCATCGAGACTCCTTACCGGTTCGTTGAAAACGGGGTTGCCAAAGCGGAGCTGAAATACCTTTCAGCCCTGGACGAGGGGAAGGACCCCATCGCGCAGGCTAATGCGCCGCTCGATGAAGACGGACGGTTCATCCGGGAAGAGGCTGCCGTCCGGATCGAGGGTGAGGCGGCAAAGGTGCCGGTGCCCGAGGTAAGGTACATGGACGTTTCGCCCGACCAGCTGGTGAGCGTGTCGGCCTCGTTGATTCCTTTCCTCGAGCACGACGATGCCAACCGCGCTCTGATGGGATCGAATATGCAGCGCCAGGCGGTCCCGTTGCTCCGCGCGAAGGCCCCGCTGGTTGGCACGGGTCTCGAGCGGATCGTCGCCCGTGATTCGGGTATCTCAGTCATCGCGCGGCGGGACGGTATTGTAGAGGATGTGGATGCTTCGCGTATCGTGGTCCGGTCCTACGGAGGGAAGGGCGGGGCTGAGCCGGAGGTTGACATCTACAAACTGGTCAAATTCAAGAAATCCAATCAGAACAGCTGCTACAACCAGAAGCCGATCGTCGCGAGAGGGGATTTTGTCAGAAAGGGCCAAATCATAGCCGATGGCCCGGCTTCCGAGCTTGGCGAGCTGGCATTGGGGCAGAACGTGATGGTCGCGTTCATGTCATGGGGCGGGTATAACTTCGAGGACTCCATCCTGATCAGCGAGCGCGTAGTGAAGGAGGATATTTATACCTCCATCCACATAGAGGAATTCGAAGTCGTTTCGAGGGACACGAAGCTCGGCAAGGAGGAGATCACCCGGGATATTCCTAATGTCGGTGAGGAGGCGCTCAAGAACCTGGATGAAAGCGGGATTGTCAAGATCGGCGCCGAGGTCAAAGCCGGGGATATCCTGGTCGGAAAGATCACTCCGAAGGGTGAAACGCAGCTTTCACCGGAGGAAAAACTGCTGAGGGCAATCTTCGGAGATAAGGCGGGGGATGTCAAGGATACCTCTTTGCGGGTACCTCCGGGGGTGGAAGGTATTGTCATCGATGCGAAAGTCTTTTCCCGGCGAGGTGTCGACAAGGATGAGCGCAGCCTGGCTATCGAGGCGGAGGAGGAGGCGCGGCTGCGGAAGGACCAGGAGGATGAAATCACCTTGATCGGGCGGAGCACCCGCGACAAGCTCAAGGAGTTGCTGATCGGTAAACAGCTGAAGACGGATCTCCGCGACCGCAGCACTGGAGAGACGTTCGTCAAAGCCGGCAAAACCATTGACGAAGAGACGGTCGATACGGTCCCCGTCGAACTCTGGGCCGCGGCGGACTTGAAAATACCGATGGAGGTCATCGAGCGGATCGAAGGCGTGGTGGAGAGCTACAGCGAAAAGGTCGATCGCACGATGAACGTGTTCCAGGAAAAAATCGACCGGTTGAGCCTCGGAGACGAACTTGCGCCCGGTGTGATCAAGATGGTCAAGGTGTACATAGCGGTGAAACGTAAGCTGTCGGTCGGGGATAAAATGGCCGGGCGGCACGGAAACAAGGGGGTGCTTTCCCGTATTCTGCCGGTCGAGGACATGCCCTACTTCGCCGACGGCACGCCTGTGGATATCATCTTGAACCCGCTTGGTGTCCCCTCCCGAATGAACGCCGGCCAGGTGCTGGAGACACATCTCGGCTGGGCTTCGAAAGAACTGGGCAGGCAGGTGGGGGTGCTTCTCGACTCGCTGCACAACAAGGAAGAGCTGAGGCTCAAGCTGGAGCGGATATTTCCCGGTGACAGCTTCCGCGAGCATTTCGAATCCCGGGACGATGACGAAATCCTCGGGAAGGCGCGCCTGCTGAGGGACGGCGTTCCCATGGCCTCGCCCGTTTTCGATGGCGCCGAAGAGGATGAGATCAGGCAGTGCCTTGAAGAGGCGGGGCTGCCCGTGACGGGTGAGGCTGTTCTCTACGACGGCCGCACGGGTGAGGCCTTCGATCAGCGGGTGACGGTCGGGATCATGTACATCTTGAAACTGCACCATCTCGTGGATGACAAACTGCATGCGCGTTCCATCGGTCCTTACTCCCTGGTGACACAGCAGCCCCTGGGTGGTAAGGCGCAATTCGGAGGACAGCGCCTGGGCGAGATGGAGGTATGGGCTATGGAGGCTTACGGCGCCGCCTATTCACTGCAGGAATTCCTGACCGTGAAATCCGATGACGTGGCCGGGCGAACCCGCATGTACGAGCGGATTGTAAAAGGGAACAACGTGCTCGAGGCAGGAATCCCGGAATCCTTCAAGGTCCTCATGAAAGAACTCCAGAGTCTGGGGCTGGATATCCAGCTCTTCGAGGACAGCCAGGCCTGA